From the Ostrinia nubilalis chromosome 8, ilOstNubi1.1, whole genome shotgun sequence genome, one window contains:
- the LOC135073783 gene encoding uncharacterized protein LOC135073783 isoform X2: MMRRGSMAMIGGGEPLIVVEESGSEDAESSPRSSAPARGLSIDQESPPDPYHLSPWRDTRKHSLPTPSCTTGPTASQVRRLSERGEGAAREAREAAFLATLSQAPPQPGGRRHSVVTISRVPQALFGRGRRESIAAFPALGRRRDSGSKKSIDTLGSTHNLQLDIMDDIVQARKVRMRLWNTSNERVCEVQPLDERSPMSGSVRYTNRGRRHSDFVGSPLPPIPARRRASEMPPPPPIPPRTGAGVVCTDTDLHHMLNALTSSATEIDRCGKPERTRRLADMRSSSFDASTLRDKPLDSGTTWFTRRHQTLATKKKENEPKKGKVTFAPDSKQAPGDAAAVVWDRPSGSVVDASALGSAIEVFLRKSGAGDPGPSSSSMAVIKETGKVGDDRPKPRDIPGPARAPRAGERWCRPEEEEAAEGCDATLCSSIKDLFV, from the exons ATGATGCGGCGCGGGTCAATGGCAATGATTGGCGGCGGCGAGCCGCTGATCGTGGTGGAGGAAAGTGGCTCCGAGGATGCCGAGTCGTCCCCGCGGTCCAGCGCGCCCGCTCGTGGCCTCTCCATCGACCAGGAGTCCCCGCCGGACCCCTACCACCTGTCGCCCTGGCGCGACACCCGCAAGCACTCGCTTCCGACGCCGTCGTGCACCACTGGACCTACTGCCAGCCAG GTCCGTCGTTTGTCTGAACGAGGTGAGGGTGCAGCACGAGAAGCTCGCGAAGCAGCTTTCTTGGCTACTCTGAGCCAAGCTCCGCCTCAACCTGGAGGCCGAAG GCACTCCGTTGTGACAATATCTAGAGTACCACAAGCATTGTTCGGGCGCGGACGCCGCGAGTCCATCGCCGCATTCCCGGCACTCGGCCGTCGCCGCGACTCAGGATCTAAAAAAT CCATCGACACACTCGGAAGCACTCACAATCTGCAGCTGGATATAATGGATGACATTGTGCAAGCACGCAAAGTCCGTATGCGTCTCTGGAACACCTCGAACGAACGCGTCTGTGAGGTGCAACCTCTGGACGAACGCTCGCCGATGAGTGGTTCCGTGAGGTACACAAATCGTGGTCGTCGGCACTCGGACTTCGTGGGATCTCCCCTGCCGCCGATCCCAGCGCGCCGCCGCGCCTCCGAGATGCCACCGCCGCCGCCCATCCCGCCCCGCACGGGCGCCGGCGTCGTGTGCACCGACACCGACCTCCATCACATGCTCAATGCGCTCACATCCTCGGCCACCGAGATAGACCGCTGCGGCAAACCAGAACGCACTAGGCGCCTAGCTGACATGCGCTCCAGCAGCTTTGACGCCTCCACCCTGCGAGACAAGCCCCTGGACTCCGGCACCACATGGTTCACACGACGGCACCAGACTTTAGCCACGAAGAAAAAGGAAAACGAACCAAAGAAAGGAAAGGTGACTTTTGCTCCCGACTCAAAACAGGCCCCGGGAGACGCAGCGGCAGTCGTGTGGGATCGTCCGTCCGGGTCGGTGGTAGATGCCAGCGCTCTGGGTAGCGCCATTGAGGTGTTTTTGAGGAAGAGCGGTGCAGGTGACCCAGGTCCTAGCTCCTCGAGCATGGCCGTGATAAAGGAAACTGGAAAAGTAGGGGACGATCGTCCCAAGCCACGTGACATTCCAGGGCCGGCGCGTGCGCCGCGCGCGGGCGAGCGCTGGTGCAGGCCCGAGGAGGAGGAGGCGGCCGAGGGCTGCGACGCCACGCTCTGCTCCTCGATAAAGGACCTCTTCGTGTAA
- the LOC135073783 gene encoding uncharacterized protein LOC135073783 isoform X1 → MMRRGSMAMIGGGEPLIVVEESGSEDAESSPRSSAPARGLSIDQESPPDPYHLSPWRDTRKHSLPTPSCTTGPTASQVRRLSERGEGAAREAREAAFLATLSQAPPQPGGRRHSVVTISRVPQALFGRGRRESIAAFPALGRRRDSGSKKCLPAIDTLGSTHNLQLDIMDDIVQARKVRMRLWNTSNERVCEVQPLDERSPMSGSVRYTNRGRRHSDFVGSPLPPIPARRRASEMPPPPPIPPRTGAGVVCTDTDLHHMLNALTSSATEIDRCGKPERTRRLADMRSSSFDASTLRDKPLDSGTTWFTRRHQTLATKKKENEPKKGKVTFAPDSKQAPGDAAAVVWDRPSGSVVDASALGSAIEVFLRKSGAGDPGPSSSSMAVIKETGKVGDDRPKPRDIPGPARAPRAGERWCRPEEEEAAEGCDATLCSSIKDLFV, encoded by the exons ATGATGCGGCGCGGGTCAATGGCAATGATTGGCGGCGGCGAGCCGCTGATCGTGGTGGAGGAAAGTGGCTCCGAGGATGCCGAGTCGTCCCCGCGGTCCAGCGCGCCCGCTCGTGGCCTCTCCATCGACCAGGAGTCCCCGCCGGACCCCTACCACCTGTCGCCCTGGCGCGACACCCGCAAGCACTCGCTTCCGACGCCGTCGTGCACCACTGGACCTACTGCCAGCCAG GTCCGTCGTTTGTCTGAACGAGGTGAGGGTGCAGCACGAGAAGCTCGCGAAGCAGCTTTCTTGGCTACTCTGAGCCAAGCTCCGCCTCAACCTGGAGGCCGAAG GCACTCCGTTGTGACAATATCTAGAGTACCACAAGCATTGTTCGGGCGCGGACGCCGCGAGTCCATCGCCGCATTCCCGGCACTCGGCCGTCGCCGCGACTCAGGATCTAAAAAAT GTCTACCAGCCATCGACACACTCGGAAGCACTCACAATCTGCAGCTGGATATAATGGATGACATTGTGCAAGCACGCAAAGTCCGTATGCGTCTCTGGAACACCTCGAACGAACGCGTCTGTGAGGTGCAACCTCTGGACGAACGCTCGCCGATGAGTGGTTCCGTGAGGTACACAAATCGTGGTCGTCGGCACTCGGACTTCGTGGGATCTCCCCTGCCGCCGATCCCAGCGCGCCGCCGCGCCTCCGAGATGCCACCGCCGCCGCCCATCCCGCCCCGCACGGGCGCCGGCGTCGTGTGCACCGACACCGACCTCCATCACATGCTCAATGCGCTCACATCCTCGGCCACCGAGATAGACCGCTGCGGCAAACCAGAACGCACTAGGCGCCTAGCTGACATGCGCTCCAGCAGCTTTGACGCCTCCACCCTGCGAGACAAGCCCCTGGACTCCGGCACCACATGGTTCACACGACGGCACCAGACTTTAGCCACGAAGAAAAAGGAAAACGAACCAAAGAAAGGAAAGGTGACTTTTGCTCCCGACTCAAAACAGGCCCCGGGAGACGCAGCGGCAGTCGTGTGGGATCGTCCGTCCGGGTCGGTGGTAGATGCCAGCGCTCTGGGTAGCGCCATTGAGGTGTTTTTGAGGAAGAGCGGTGCAGGTGACCCAGGTCCTAGCTCCTCGAGCATGGCCGTGATAAAGGAAACTGGAAAAGTAGGGGACGATCGTCCCAAGCCACGTGACATTCCAGGGCCGGCGCGTGCGCCGCGCGCGGGCGAGCGCTGGTGCAGGCCCGAGGAGGAGGAGGCGGCCGAGGGCTGCGACGCCACGCTCTGCTCCTCGATAAAGGACCTCTTCGTGTAA